A single genomic interval of Primulina huaijiensis isolate GDHJ02 chromosome 7, ASM1229523v2, whole genome shotgun sequence harbors:
- the LOC140980689 gene encoding formamidopyrimidine-DNA glycosylase isoform X4, with translation MPELPEVEAARRAIEENCLGKRIKNSTVADDPKVIDGVSPSDFEASIVGKRIVAAHRKGKNMWLQLDSPPFPSFQFGMTGAVYIKGVAVTKYKRSAVKDTDEWPSKYSKFFVALDDGLEFSFTDKRRFAKVRLLDDPVSVPPISELGPDALVDPMAVDEFCNSLSKKKIGIKALLLDQSFISGIGNWMADEILYQARIHPQQSASSMSKENCSTLVKCINEVTNSAVGFDADSLCFPVEWLFHFRWGD, from the exons ATGCCGGAACTACCGGAGGTTGAGGCCGCGCGTCGAGCCATTGAAGAGAACTGCTTGGGGAAAAGGATCAAGAACTCGACTGTGGCCGATGATCCTAAAGTCATCGACGGCGTGTCTCCGTCGGACTTCGAGGCCTCGATCGTCGGGAAAAGAATTGTCGCTGCTCATCGCAAGGGCAAAAACATGTGGCTCCAGCTCGATTCCCCTCCTTTCCCCTCGTTCCAATTCG GAATGACTGGAGCTGTGTACATAAAGGGCGTTGCTGTTACGAAATACAAGCG GTCAGCAGTGAAGGATACAGATGAGTGGCCTTCTAAGTATTCCAAGTTCTTTGTGGCG CTAGATGATGGTTTGGAGTTCTCTTTCACTGACAAAAGGAGGTTCGCCAAAGTTCGCTTGCTTGACGAT CCTGTATCTGTTCCCCCGATCTCTGAGCTTGGTCCTGATGCATTAGTGGATCCCATGGCAGTAGATGAGTTCTGTAACTCGCTGAGCAAGAAGAAGATCGGGATAAAGGCTCTTTTACTTGACCAG AGTTTCATCTCAGGTATAGGCAATTGGATGGCTGatgaaatattatatcaa GCAAGAATCCATCCGCAGCAAAGTGCCTCCAGCATGTCCAAAGAAAACTGCTCTACATTGGTCAAGTGCATTAATGAG GTTACAAACTCTGCTGTTGGATTTGATGCTGATAGCCTCTGTTTCCCTGTCGAGTGGTTGTTTCATTTTCGATGGG GTGATTAA
- the LOC140980689 gene encoding formamidopyrimidine-DNA glycosylase isoform X3, giving the protein MPELPEVEAARRAIEENCLGKRIKNSTVADDPKVIDGVSPSDFEASIVGKRIVAAHRKGKNMWLQLDSPPFPSFQFGMTGAVYIKGVAVTKYKRSAVKDTDEWPSKYSKFFVALDDGLEFSFTDKRRFAKVRLLDDPVSVPPISELGPDALVDPMAVDEFCNSLSKKKIGIKALLLDQSFISGIGNWMADEILYQARIHPQQSASSMSKENCSTLVKCINEVTNSAVGFDADSLCFPVEWLFHFRWGKKPGNVNGKKIEFITAGGRTTAYVPELQKLCGDQALKEAGKPSKGIDRGNPDDDVEKIGNEDEATNSKVVKCTKISGAKKISKKWSSKAENSGDANDKYSMKTSRANNHPKKESSPSVDDSVDDKDGDAKSFKKISKAKKPSNKKLSPKVEGLDNSENDSDTVDRSKKTRGAKNPRILRKTNEDNENETENQRKQTRGKNSAKRNREESNDYEDKVNEEMNGKQMKGASSAKKTVASGQSRKQQRAKAI; this is encoded by the exons ATGCCGGAACTACCGGAGGTTGAGGCCGCGCGTCGAGCCATTGAAGAGAACTGCTTGGGGAAAAGGATCAAGAACTCGACTGTGGCCGATGATCCTAAAGTCATCGACGGCGTGTCTCCGTCGGACTTCGAGGCCTCGATCGTCGGGAAAAGAATTGTCGCTGCTCATCGCAAGGGCAAAAACATGTGGCTCCAGCTCGATTCCCCTCCTTTCCCCTCGTTCCAATTCG GAATGACTGGAGCTGTGTACATAAAGGGCGTTGCTGTTACGAAATACAAGCG GTCAGCAGTGAAGGATACAGATGAGTGGCCTTCTAAGTATTCCAAGTTCTTTGTGGCG CTAGATGATGGTTTGGAGTTCTCTTTCACTGACAAAAGGAGGTTCGCCAAAGTTCGCTTGCTTGACGAT CCTGTATCTGTTCCCCCGATCTCTGAGCTTGGTCCTGATGCATTAGTGGATCCCATGGCAGTAGATGAGTTCTGTAACTCGCTGAGCAAGAAGAAGATCGGGATAAAGGCTCTTTTACTTGACCAG AGTTTCATCTCAGGTATAGGCAATTGGATGGCTGatgaaatattatatcaa GCAAGAATCCATCCGCAGCAAAGTGCCTCCAGCATGTCCAAAGAAAACTGCTCTACATTGGTCAAGTGCATTAATGAG GTTACAAACTCTGCTGTTGGATTTGATGCTGATAGCCTCTGTTTCCCTGTCGAGTGGTTGTTTCATTTTCGATGGGGTAAAAAGCCTGGAAATGTTAATG gaAAGAAAATTGAATTCATCACTGCTGGTGGCAGG ACAACTGCGTACGTGCCAGAGCTGCAAAAATTGTGTGGCGATCAGGCACTGAAAGAAGCGGGTAAACCATCTAAAGGCATTGATCGTGGAAATCCTGATGATGATGTTGAAAAAATAGGAAATGAGGACGAGGCTACAAATTCGAAAGTTGTGAAATGTACGAAGATTAGTGGAGCCAAGAAAATCTCGAAAAAGTGGAGCTCAAAGGCTGAAAACTCTGGTGACGCTAATGACAAGTACTCGATGAAAACTAGTAGAGCTAATAACCACCCAAAGAAAGAGTCGAGCCCAAGTGTTGATGACTCAGTCGATGATAAAGATGGTGATGCTAAATCTTTCAAGAAAATCAGTAAAGCCAAGAAACCCTCAAATAAAAAGTTGAGTCCAAAAGTTGAGGGCTTGGATAATTCCGAAAACGACAGTGACACCGTTGATAGATCTAAGAAAACAAGAGGGGCTAAGAACCCTAGGATCCTGAGAAAAACCAACGAAGACAATGAAAATGAGACAGAAAATCAAAGGAAGCAAACTAGGGGAAAGAACTCTGCGAAGAGAAATCGAGAAGAAAGCAATGACTATGAAGATAAAGTTAATGAAGAGATGAACGGAAAACAGATGAAGGGTGCATCATCAgcaaagaaaacagttgcgTCCGGTCAAAGTCGGAAGCAGCAAAGGGCGAAAGCAATATAA
- the LOC140980689 gene encoding formamidopyrimidine-DNA glycosylase isoform X1 has translation MPELPEVEAARRAIEENCLGKRIKNSTVADDPKVIDGVSPSDFEASIVGKRIVAAHRKGKNMWLQLDSPPFPSFQFGMTGAVYIKGVAVTKYKRSAVKDTDEWPSKYSKFFVALDDGLEFSFTDKRRFAKVRLLDDVMYSCLQHFVFIHGTWFTKKLLFCKSLQPVSVPPISELGPDALVDPMAVDEFCNSLSKKKIGIKALLLDQSFISGIGNWMADEILYQARIHPQQSASSMSKENCSTLVKCINEVIKNSVEVGADSSQFPSNWIFHSREKKPGKAFVDGKKIEFITAGGRTTAYVPELQKLCGDQALKEAGKPSKGIDRGNPDDDVEKIGNEDEATNSKVVKCTKISGAKKISKKWSSKAENSGDANDKYSMKTSRANNHPKKESSPSVDDSVDDKDGDAKSFKKISKAKKPSNKKLSPKVEGLDNSENDSDTVDRSKKTRGAKNPRILRKTNEDNENETENQRKQTRGKNSAKRNREESNDYEDKVNEEMNGKQMKGASSAKKTVASGQSRKQQRAKAI, from the exons ATGCCGGAACTACCGGAGGTTGAGGCCGCGCGTCGAGCCATTGAAGAGAACTGCTTGGGGAAAAGGATCAAGAACTCGACTGTGGCCGATGATCCTAAAGTCATCGACGGCGTGTCTCCGTCGGACTTCGAGGCCTCGATCGTCGGGAAAAGAATTGTCGCTGCTCATCGCAAGGGCAAAAACATGTGGCTCCAGCTCGATTCCCCTCCTTTCCCCTCGTTCCAATTCG GAATGACTGGAGCTGTGTACATAAAGGGCGTTGCTGTTACGAAATACAAGCG GTCAGCAGTGAAGGATACAGATGAGTGGCCTTCTAAGTATTCCAAGTTCTTTGTGGCG CTAGATGATGGTTTGGAGTTCTCTTTCACTGACAAAAGGAGGTTCGCCAAAGTTCGCTTGCTTGACGATGTAATGTATAGCTGCTTGCAGCATTTTGTTTTCATTCATGGAACTTGGTTTACTAAGAAACTATTGTTTTGTAAATCCTTGCAGCCTGTATCTGTTCCCCCGATCTCTGAGCTTGGTCCTGATGCATTAGTGGATCCCATGGCAGTAGATGAGTTCTGTAACTCGCTGAGCAAGAAGAAGATCGGGATAAAGGCTCTTTTACTTGACCAG AGTTTCATCTCAGGTATAGGCAATTGGATGGCTGatgaaatattatatcaa GCAAGAATCCATCCGCAGCAAAGTGCCTCCAGCATGTCCAAAGAAAACTGCTCTACATTGGTCAAGTGCATTAATGAG GTGATTAAAAACTCTGTTGAGGTTGGGGCAGACAGTAGTCAGTTCCCTAGTAATTGGATTTTCCATTCCCGGGAAAAGAAACCTGGCAAGGCTTTTGTTGATG gaAAGAAAATTGAATTCATCACTGCTGGTGGCAGG ACAACTGCGTACGTGCCAGAGCTGCAAAAATTGTGTGGCGATCAGGCACTGAAAGAAGCGGGTAAACCATCTAAAGGCATTGATCGTGGAAATCCTGATGATGATGTTGAAAAAATAGGAAATGAGGACGAGGCTACAAATTCGAAAGTTGTGAAATGTACGAAGATTAGTGGAGCCAAGAAAATCTCGAAAAAGTGGAGCTCAAAGGCTGAAAACTCTGGTGACGCTAATGACAAGTACTCGATGAAAACTAGTAGAGCTAATAACCACCCAAAGAAAGAGTCGAGCCCAAGTGTTGATGACTCAGTCGATGATAAAGATGGTGATGCTAAATCTTTCAAGAAAATCAGTAAAGCCAAGAAACCCTCAAATAAAAAGTTGAGTCCAAAAGTTGAGGGCTTGGATAATTCCGAAAACGACAGTGACACCGTTGATAGATCTAAGAAAACAAGAGGGGCTAAGAACCCTAGGATCCTGAGAAAAACCAACGAAGACAATGAAAATGAGACAGAAAATCAAAGGAAGCAAACTAGGGGAAAGAACTCTGCGAAGAGAAATCGAGAAGAAAGCAATGACTATGAAGATAAAGTTAATGAAGAGATGAACGGAAAACAGATGAAGGGTGCATCATCAgcaaagaaaacagttgcgTCCGGTCAAAGTCGGAAGCAGCAAAGGGCGAAAGCAATATAA
- the LOC140980689 gene encoding formamidopyrimidine-DNA glycosylase isoform X2, producing the protein MPELPEVEAARRAIEENCLGKRIKNSTVADDPKVIDGVSPSDFEASIVGKRIVAAHRKGKNMWLQLDSPPFPSFQFGMTGAVYIKGVAVTKYKRSAVKDTDEWPSKYSKFFVALDDGLEFSFTDKRRFAKVRLLDDPVSVPPISELGPDALVDPMAVDEFCNSLSKKKIGIKALLLDQSFISGIGNWMADEILYQARIHPQQSASSMSKENCSTLVKCINEVIKNSVEVGADSSQFPSNWIFHSREKKPGKAFVDGKKIEFITAGGRTTAYVPELQKLCGDQALKEAGKPSKGIDRGNPDDDVEKIGNEDEATNSKVVKCTKISGAKKISKKWSSKAENSGDANDKYSMKTSRANNHPKKESSPSVDDSVDDKDGDAKSFKKISKAKKPSNKKLSPKVEGLDNSENDSDTVDRSKKTRGAKNPRILRKTNEDNENETENQRKQTRGKNSAKRNREESNDYEDKVNEEMNGKQMKGASSAKKTVASGQSRKQQRAKAI; encoded by the exons ATGCCGGAACTACCGGAGGTTGAGGCCGCGCGTCGAGCCATTGAAGAGAACTGCTTGGGGAAAAGGATCAAGAACTCGACTGTGGCCGATGATCCTAAAGTCATCGACGGCGTGTCTCCGTCGGACTTCGAGGCCTCGATCGTCGGGAAAAGAATTGTCGCTGCTCATCGCAAGGGCAAAAACATGTGGCTCCAGCTCGATTCCCCTCCTTTCCCCTCGTTCCAATTCG GAATGACTGGAGCTGTGTACATAAAGGGCGTTGCTGTTACGAAATACAAGCG GTCAGCAGTGAAGGATACAGATGAGTGGCCTTCTAAGTATTCCAAGTTCTTTGTGGCG CTAGATGATGGTTTGGAGTTCTCTTTCACTGACAAAAGGAGGTTCGCCAAAGTTCGCTTGCTTGACGAT CCTGTATCTGTTCCCCCGATCTCTGAGCTTGGTCCTGATGCATTAGTGGATCCCATGGCAGTAGATGAGTTCTGTAACTCGCTGAGCAAGAAGAAGATCGGGATAAAGGCTCTTTTACTTGACCAG AGTTTCATCTCAGGTATAGGCAATTGGATGGCTGatgaaatattatatcaa GCAAGAATCCATCCGCAGCAAAGTGCCTCCAGCATGTCCAAAGAAAACTGCTCTACATTGGTCAAGTGCATTAATGAG GTGATTAAAAACTCTGTTGAGGTTGGGGCAGACAGTAGTCAGTTCCCTAGTAATTGGATTTTCCATTCCCGGGAAAAGAAACCTGGCAAGGCTTTTGTTGATG gaAAGAAAATTGAATTCATCACTGCTGGTGGCAGG ACAACTGCGTACGTGCCAGAGCTGCAAAAATTGTGTGGCGATCAGGCACTGAAAGAAGCGGGTAAACCATCTAAAGGCATTGATCGTGGAAATCCTGATGATGATGTTGAAAAAATAGGAAATGAGGACGAGGCTACAAATTCGAAAGTTGTGAAATGTACGAAGATTAGTGGAGCCAAGAAAATCTCGAAAAAGTGGAGCTCAAAGGCTGAAAACTCTGGTGACGCTAATGACAAGTACTCGATGAAAACTAGTAGAGCTAATAACCACCCAAAGAAAGAGTCGAGCCCAAGTGTTGATGACTCAGTCGATGATAAAGATGGTGATGCTAAATCTTTCAAGAAAATCAGTAAAGCCAAGAAACCCTCAAATAAAAAGTTGAGTCCAAAAGTTGAGGGCTTGGATAATTCCGAAAACGACAGTGACACCGTTGATAGATCTAAGAAAACAAGAGGGGCTAAGAACCCTAGGATCCTGAGAAAAACCAACGAAGACAATGAAAATGAGACAGAAAATCAAAGGAAGCAAACTAGGGGAAAGAACTCTGCGAAGAGAAATCGAGAAGAAAGCAATGACTATGAAGATAAAGTTAATGAAGAGATGAACGGAAAACAGATGAAGGGTGCATCATCAgcaaagaaaacagttgcgTCCGGTCAAAGTCGGAAGCAGCAAAGGGCGAAAGCAATATAA
- the LOC140980885 gene encoding zinc finger BED domain-containing protein DAYSLEEPER-like: MDKTIKETDSLDSDVKSNKRRRKKSMVWDYFTVSTVNADCVRAFCNQCKKSFSYISGSKQAGTSHLKRHIALGICPVSRSSQDDDQLGPSTPSPRSIVSVNGTNRPRKRYQADSKVANIYLNEEFCSREFAKMIIWHDYPLHMCQHSGFVDFVRALHPELNMMSVNVVEQQILWAYLREKQQILDHLNGISGHISLAIDFWTSNQSLVYILLTGHFIDHDWKLQRRILNFIRIPFPDSDTVFNNAVASCMADWNSEGKLLTITLDHSNANKNVGGNLRRLLSIKNSLILNGQLIINSCYTRILSSLAKEAIGFIKEAINKVRDSVKFVKTSEAHEERFNRLRLLLQVSSNKTLATDDLTKWNTTYDMLMAASELEQVFSCLDTIDPDYKFTPSTEEWHQVKALCKHLEVLYEAASILTSPVYPTSNIFFHKVCGIQLKLMEDYASQDFFLCCLSKQLLENFSSYWEDCYLVLAIAVVMDPRFKMQLVKFNFSRIYGVDAETWIKIVDEGLHELYLEYVVQCLPAPTFLEEGNDTLLNTETRQEDNLVSNGDDFPDFDIYISDIVGGQQHLKSELDQYLEESVLLRVQGFDVLGWWKVNRTKYPTLAKMASDVLSIPFSSGPPDSVFDTGDKKIDGHRSSLQPTTLQALVCAKDWLQYECSGSPYRIPGKDIPTEIVKPEF, translated from the coding sequence ATGGATAAAACTATAAAAGAAACTGATTCACTCGATTCAGATGTCAAGTCTAATAAACGCAGGAGAAAGAAGTCGATGGTCTGGGATTACTTCACAGTTTCTACTGTAAACGCTGACTGTGTTAGGGCCTTCTGTAACCAGTGCAAGAAGTCATTTTCTTACATATCAGGCTCCAAGCAAGCTGGCACAAGCCACCTGAAACGACATATTGCTTTGGGAATCTGTCCTGTTAGCCGGAGTAGTCAGGATGACGATCAATTGGGTCCTTCCACACCATCCCCCAGAAGTATCGTTTCTGTTAATGGTACCAATCGACCAAGAAAGCGTTACCAAGCAGACAGTAAAGTGGCCAATATTTATCTCAATGAGGAATTTTGCAGTCGTGAATTTGCAAAAATGATCATTTGGCATGACTACCCACTTCACATGTGCCAACATTCTGGATTTGTTGATTTTGTACGGGCTCTTCACCCTGAGCTTAATATGATGAGTGTTAATGTTGTAGAACAGCAAATTTTGTGGGCTTACTTGAGAGAGAAGCAGCAGATTCTGGACCATCTTAATGGGATTTCAGGACATATCAGTCTTGCAATTGACTTCTGGACTTCTAATCAAAGCCTTGTTTACATACTTCTTACTGGGCACTTTATAGATCATGATTGGAAGTTGCAGAGGCGGATCTTGAATTTTATCAGGATACCCTTTCCTGATTCTGATACCGTGTTCAATAACGCGGTTGCTTCTTGTATGGCTGATTGGAATTCTGAAGGAAAGCTATTGACTATCACTCTGGATCATTCCAATGCCAATAAAAATGTCGGGGGAAATCTTAGACGCCTATTATCAATCAAGAACTCCCTTATCCTAAATGGTCAGCTAATAATCAACAGCTGCTATACTCGTATATTGAGTAGTCTTGCAAAAGAGGCGATTGGTTTTATAAAGGAGGCCATCAACAAGGTCCGTGACAGTGTGAAATTTGTAAAAACTTCAGAAGCTCACGAAGAAAGATTTAACAGGTTGAGACTACTGCTTCAAGTGTCCAGTAACAAGACCTTGGCAACCGATGACCTTACAAAATGGAACACCACCTATGACATGTTAATGGCTGCCTCTGAGCTAGAGCAAGTATTTTCTTGCTTAGATACCATTGATCCAGATTACAAGTTCACTCCATCAACGGAAGAATGGCACCAGGTGAAAGCTCTCTGCAAACACTTGGAAGttttatatgaagcagccagTATTCTAACCTCACCTGTCTATCCGACTAGCAATATATTCTTCCATAAAGTGTGTGGAATCCAGCTTAAACTGATGGAAGATTATGCGAGTCAGGATTTCTTTCTATGCTGCTTATCTAAACAGTTGCTGGAAAATTTTTCCAGTTATTGGGAGGATTGCTACCTGGTTTTGGCAATCGCTGTTGTAATGGATCCACGGTTCAAGATGCAGCTTGTAAAGTTCAACTTCTCCAGGATATACGGTGTGGATGCTGAAACTTGGATCAAGATTGTCGATGAGGGGTTGCACGAACTATATCTCGAGTACGTGGTGCAGTGCCTTCCTGCACCAACGTTTCTAGAAGAGGGAAACGACACTCTGCTAAACACAGAGACACGTCAAGAGGATAATCTCGTCTCAAATGGAGATGATTTTCCAGATTTTGACATATACATCTCTGATATTGTAGGCGGTCAACAGCATTTGAAGTCGGAATTAGATCAATATCTGGAGGAATCTGTTCTTCTCCGTGTACAAGGATTCGATGTTTTGGGTTGGTGGAAAGTGAACAGAACAAAGTACCCAACTCTTGCAAAAATGGCTTCTGATGTTTTGTCTATTCCCTTTTCTAGTGGTCCTCCAGATTCAGTGTTTGATACAGGAGATAAAAAGATTGATGGTCATCGGAGTTCACTACAGCCAACCACACTTCAGGCACTTGTCTGTGCAAAGGATTGGCTTCAATATGAGTGCTCTGGTAGTCCGTATAGAATTCCAGGTAAAGATATCCCAACGGAAATTGTCAAGcctgaattttaa
- the LOC140980886 gene encoding uncharacterized protein has protein sequence MASHPQSENTQPDGDNKRDPGWKHCYLKNPNDTNSVTCRFCGFTSNGGIFRAKQHIAGNLKNVRKCKECPQSVRDELLNYMNEKKKQTLRACGGMKQDFCFLDIDEDEDDEEDVQPSKNRSLTSIHETGTESGSGSVKGPMDLFITQKKTKGGKLRQTNINDACDKELRDRTVQKIARFMYQAAISFNAAHLDSFKEMIEAISQYGPNLKPPSYHELRVPLLQKEIVYTNELSKENRDECEKYGCSIMSDGWTDRKHRTLINLLVNSPKGTMFLESVDASAHVKTGTQLYELLDRFVERVGEKNVVQVITDNGSNYVLAGKLLQAKRPNLFWTSCAAHCIDLMLEDIGKIEVVRKTISRAIALVGYIYNHGGVLHMMREFTGNKELERHGVTRFATTFLTLQSLHKRQKALKRMFISTQWIESKWSNDKKGKKAVDRK, from the exons ATGGCTTCTCATCCTCAATCAGAAAACACACAACCAGATGGGGATAATAAGAGAGACCCCGGTTGGAAGCATTGTTATTTGAAAAATCCAAATGATACTAATAGTGTGACGTGTAGGTTTTGTGGCTTCACGTCCAATGGAGGAATTTTTCGAGCCAAACAACATATTGCTGGGAATTTAAAAAATGTCAGAAAATGCAAAGAGTGTCCTCAAAGTGTCCGTGATGAGCTGTTGAATTATATGAATGAAAAGAAAAAGCAAACATTGAGAGCTTGCGGTGGAATGAAGCAAGATTTTTGCTTTCTTGATATCGATGAAGATGAAGACGATGAAGAAGATGTACAACCAAGCAAAAACAGAAGTTTGACTTCCATACACGAGACTGGAACTGAAAGTGGAAGTGGCAGTGTTAAAGGGCCGATGGATCTCTTTATCACGCAGAAGAAAACCAAAGGGGGGAAATTGAGGCAAACAAACATAAACGATGCTTGTGATAAAGAGCTTAGAGATCGAACAGTTCAAAAGATAGCTCGTTTCATGTATCAAGCTGCGATTTCTTTCAATGCTGCCCATTTAGATAGCTTCAAGGAAATGATTGAAGCCATAAGTCAGTACGGGCCGAATTTGAAACCACCAAGTTATCATGAATTGAGGGTACCACTTTTACAGAAAGAAATTGTCTACACAAATGAGTTGTCGAAAGAAAACAGAGATGAATGTGAGAAATATGGTTGCTCAATTATGTCTGATGGGTGGACTGATAGGAAGCATAGAACATTGATCAACCTTTTGGTTAATTCACCCAAAGGAACAATGTTCTTGGAATCTGTGGATGCATCCGCCCATGTCAAGACTGGAACCCAGTTATATGAGTTGCTTGATAGATTTGTAGAGCGTGTGGGAGAGAAAAATGTCGTGCAAGTGATTACAGACAATGGCAGCAATTATGTTTTAGCTG GTAAACTTCTACAAGCAAAAAGACCGAATTTGTTTTGGACTTCATGTGCTGCTCATTGCATTGATTTGATGCTAGAGGATATTGGCAAAATTGAGGTAGTTCGGAAGACTATTTCTAGAGCAATTGCTCTTGTTGGTTACATTTACAATCATGGAGGTGTTTTGCACATGATGAGAGAATTTACTGGAAACAAAGAGCTGGAAAGACATGGAGTCACCCGTTTTGCTACTACATTTCTCACTTTGCAAAGCCTCCACAAACGACAAAAGGCTTTGAAGAGAATGTTCATATCAACACAGTGGATAGAAAGTAAATGGTCAAATGATAAAAAGGGTAAGAAGGCAGTGGATAGAAAGTAA
- the LOC140980887 gene encoding uncharacterized protein, with amino-acid sequence MKMMRYIFFSADWWKMFGNGTPNLKEFAIKVLSLTCSASGCERNWSIFEHIHSKKRNRLDHKKLRDLVYVKYNQTLKARAAKKDKRDPIVLRNIDDCNNEWLIGMMEAGEEPVFDDDDDSLTWNVVAEAAGVEEETRHTRQQRTSNPIYRGASTSRGKGRGGRRGRMTSQTTHALQSPMDVDEESTDEGEFDDNVLKDDSDIDENVEDGDVD; translated from the exons ATGAAAATGATGagatacatttttttttcagcgGATTGGTGGAAAATGTTTGGCAATGGTACTccaaatttgaaagaatttgctATCAAAGTTCTTAGCCTCACATGTAGTGCTTCAGGTTGTGAAAGGAATTGGAGCATATTTGAGCAT ATACATTCAAAGAAAAGGAATAGACTCGATCACAAGAAACTAAGAGATTTGGTATATGTGAAGTACAATCAAACACTCAAGGCTCGTGCGGCTAAGAAGGATAAAAGAGATCCTATAGTTTTGAGGAATATTGATGATTGTAATAATGAGTGGTTGATTGGAATGATGGAAGCCGGAGAGGAACCTGtttttgatgatgatgatgatagttTGACATGGAACGTTGTAGCAGAGGCTGCTGGAGTAGAAGAAGAAACCAGACATACTAGACAACAACGGACCTCGAACCCTATTTATAGGGGAGCTTCAACTTCTAGGGGCAAAGGTAGAGGAGGACGAAGAGGTCGGATGACAAGCCAAACTACTCATGCTCTACAATCACCAATGGATGTAGATGAAGAATCTACTGACGAGGGAGAGTTTGATGATAATGTGTTGAAAGATGATTCAGACATTGATGAAAATGTGGAGGATGGTGATGTGGATTAA
- the LOC140981806 gene encoding uncharacterized protein, with protein sequence MSAIVCGKRSFFEDIDSAATSPKSASPPVYKKFRCSSATSPVRFSYSPPISPVPIDQLKALFPDMETQLIEEALENYGDDLDSAIKSLHELRLVYKGNLGSASEEDANFHNDDTPTEGDSVPVKEPQVQNHLPVDGAGWVDFFVGEMMSAASIDDARTRAARVLESLEKSISARAGVEAAQNFLKENMTLKEQIEALLRENVILKRAVAIQHERQKEHDEMNQEVQQLKLLVTQYQEQLRTLEVNNYALKLHLRQAEQGNSIPGRFHPDVF encoded by the exons ATGTCTGCTATTGTTTGTGGGAAGAGATCGTTCTTCGAGGATATCGATTCTGCAGCGACATCGCCGAAATCTGCTTCGCCACCGGTTTACAAGAAGTTCCGGTGCTCCTCGGCCACATCTCCTGTTAGATTCTCTTACTCGCCTCCTATTTCTCCCGTTCCAATTGATCAGCTCAAGGCTTTGTTTCCTGATATGGAAACTCAG CTTATAGAGGAAGCCTTGGAAAATTACGGCGATGACTTAGATTCGGCTATTAAAAGCCTTCACGAGCTTCGTCTTGTATACAAGGGCAACTTGGGCTCCGCATCTGAAGAAGATGCAAATTTTCATAATG ATGATACGCCAACTGAAGGGGATTCAGTCCCTGTGAAGGAGCCTCAAGTTCAAAATCACCTTCCTGTAGATGGTGCAGGATGGGTGGACTTTTTTGTTGGGGAGATGATGAGTGCAGCTAGCATAGATGATGCTAGAACCCGGGCAGCAAGAGTATTGGAGAGTCTGGAGAAATCTATCAGCGCTAGGGCTGGTGTTGAAGCAGCTCAAAATTTTCTTAAG GAAAATATGACGCTGAAGGAACAAATTGAGGCCCTTCTTCGAGAgaatgtcatcctcaaacgagCAGTAGCCATCCAGCATGAACGTCAAAAGGAGCATGATGAGATGAACCAGGAGGTGCAGCAATTGAAGCTGTTGGTGACTCAATATCAAGAGCAGCTGCGGACTCTTGAG GTTAACAACTATGCATTGAAATTGCATTTGCGCCAGGCCGAGCAGGGCAACTCAATCCCTGGGCGTTTTCATCCAGACGTATTTTAA